From the Elaeis guineensis isolate ETL-2024a chromosome 16, EG11, whole genome shotgun sequence genome, the window CGTTTTCCCATCACTTCATAGCACATCTATTAGATAAAAGCCATTTAAACCTAACTACTACAACCTAAATTCTGACTAAGACTCTGAGGTTTTTACCAAACATAACGCTTCATTTTGATGTTCCATGATGATCAATTCTCGCAATATCAATTCAGTCCATGCTGAACAATCAGGTTATGAGATTTATTGACTGTTAAGGACACAGGTTGGTTTTGAGTAAACATCCCAAGAATCCTCCATAAAATCTATACGATAAGCTCAACTACAATACCTCAACTTAAATTATCAAACCTATATTGCCAACTACATAATGGCTCAAAGTTCAAACAATAAGCTGGACTAGGAAATTTACATAAAAAGACCAAATCTATCCTACTCATGACGGAGGCTCTAGCATCAATCTTGTGCTTTAAATTTAACCCAGTTTTCTTAGCATCATCTGGATTAAAACTATTAACAGCAGATTTGAAAGGAAGGTCAGCATGGGAGAAAGTATTACATGTCTAAATGGAGATCTGTACCATGAGTGATGCCCAAAAAGGCAGCATATTTTTACAAAACAAAATTTGAATACTAAATACTCCGCACTGTTCAcagaatatatatttatatatatataataaataatccaATACAACCTGCAAACTGATGgcacatataaaatatattaacatTATTCGTCCCAAATACTATTACCAAACTTGTGAGCATTATTCCCACAGCATGTATTATCGACAGTGAGTTGAAAGTGAAAATTCCATCAATGCaagttataattaaaaaaaaaaaaaagaaaatcaatgagCAGGATCATTTGTAATCTCTCAGTGTAAATGCATTTACATTTTTATGTACTGAAAATAAGCATTGAAGAATTAAATCCACATGCAAGAAAATTTGTTATAGTCATATCTCATGGCCATAGTTTTTGCATTCATCTTTTACAGGCATGGAAAATACATctgttttaagttaaaattttaaGTCATCTGCTACTAGCAATTAATATGGCTTAAAAAAACAAGTTATCATGGTTCACGATATTATTAATAATGTTATAACCGAAACAATAACAAAAATGTTTTGCCGCATCTATGTGGCATGAAGTTTAGAAAAGAGAAATTGTTCTTAGCAAGGTCTATCCCTAGTCAATAAAAGCTTTTTCAGCAATTCTCCATAACTTCCCTAAGTTTTCATGTCATTGGTCCTCTCTTCAAACCTTTCGATACATATtacatccaaatttttatttgtaCTATTTACCCCCATTGCACATAACTGCAAACTTAAACAAATTCCAATGAGATAAAAGGCATTAAGATAGAAGTACCTATAGCTTTTGTTTCGTTTGCTGGTTACCTTGTTGCAATGTCAGGATATCCTTTAGCTGTGATCAGAATACATGGTATCTGATTGAATAGGCGATCTTCAGCCAACCTTTGAAAAATTGCATCCTATTCAAATCCAAGTATCAAAATTGGATGGGGAAATTGATTGAGATCACAGGTAAACCATGGAATACTAAGTTACCTTCTCTACTATGATAATATATCGAGCATCTGAATGAAAAACCAGTTTGCTCAACAAATTTAAGTCTCCAGATATAACATGTCCAGCTTGTCCAAGCACAGAGCAGTCAATGATCTCTTCGCCTGGCTCCTTGGTTTTATATTTCATTTCAATGTAATCAGCATGTAACCCACATGATGCaaatgaaaaggaaaagaaattatATGCACATTCCATTGCCCATTTCAAGTAATTGTGGCTCCTGGTACTAAATTTTCATTTATGAAAGATGGACATGATCCCCTATTTACAAACAAACGGGTTTACATATTATGTtcactgaaaaaaaaaagagtgaagaTTTTTATCTTGAGATGGATTGCACCTGTAACAATAAGCGCCCAATGATTGCACCTCTGCTGGATGCCATGATACCTAGACTCTGTCGAGTGCAACGAAGCAATGCGACAACATCTAAAATTGGGTAACTGACAAAATTCAGCCAAGGCATAATTTCATGACCACAAAAAACCACTAAGAGAGGGGAAGAAATTATAACCTTGCACTGTTATGTTGACCTGACGCTGAGAAGTAAAGAACTCTGGTGAGTCACTGAGCAGCTTATAGAAGAGCTCCCTCTGGGTGACTAGCTTTCCCTGATGCAGAACCTGAAAACATATTTCCATGACCTTCCACACTACATGTGCACGCATGTGCATGCGCATGCAATGGGACCAAATAAGCCCACCAAAGCCTAGATAAGAAGCAAACAAGAGGAAAGACACTCAAGAAGGGGAACAGATGTTGCTTCCATTACCTCTAATGAAGGCCTTGGCATCATTGGCTCTTGTGAGAGACCTCGTACAAATGGAATGAGAGAGAAAGACCGACGAAACATCACTCAACAGTCCATGACGTAGCCCACTGTTATCTGACGTCCTACTAACCTATTGTACCAATGAGGTAACAGTGAGGTAATTATGCTTCAAATAATGATGAGGGTGAACACTCTGGAGAAAATTGTACAGTATAGTAGGCTGAAATGtcaagattaatttatttcatgcaAAATCACAAATTTTGCCTCCAGAATTATTCAGCTGAGGGTAAGAGTTAGAATATGGGAAAAATGCAGAAAATCCAGCTCAAAGTTTGGAAAGATTCCAGAtaattgaaattttaaaattaaaagagatGAAAATTTGTGAAATTCTAAAAATTCATATTTGCCAATTCATATAAAAAACAAACATGGAAAGGAAGCAGAAGCAACAGAATATTAGCACTGCCTCTGCCAAAACAACATTGACATCATAAAGGCACAATCCATGAATTTTCTAGTAATAaattatgtgattttttaatcaTGAATTGTTTTAATAATGAGAAAGCTAGAATAGTTCACAGGATCACCTGGCCAATGAAACATTTAAAAGCAATTTAAGAGTTCATCAATAGTATGGAGCATATCACTAATACAATTTCTTCATACTATACAAAATGAACGAGTCAATGAGTGATGTGGTACTCATAACCATAGCTTCTGACTGGTTTTCAAAATCATGACACAGTCACAGTTGATATATATAGAAAATAGAATTAAGGGATCTGAACTTGAGATTAAAACCAATGTAACAGCCAATAGCTTCAGATGGCAATTGAATATCTGTTGATCCAGAGGGTATTAGCAAGGAAATGATGGTTTAAAGTTTAAACTACAAGATGGACACATGGTTACATGGTTTCATTTCATGATACGTATAAGAGCAAAGCAGTAACGCTAGCGTTGTAAACATAGCTTCTCATGGCTTCACAAGTATCAATAAACCAGAGTTATAAGACTCTAAACTTGGCAACATGAAGCTGGCTTTACTTAGGATTCCATTAAAATTCAGTGCCATAAACAATCAATTGAACTAAATTACAAGTTACCAACGTTCATCACCACAAGAATCATTTTTTGGAGGATTTAAAGAAGGGGAGAGACCAGAGGGAGAGTGGCGACAGCAGGGGTCGGGGAAGTGAGGATCTTGAGGAAATTGAGGACGGCGACTTCGATTCTTGCCCGCACCTGGAGGCGATTCAAAGGGAGAAGCTAGGATTAATCTCAAGAAAGACGGGGAAGGATAAAATAGTACGGATTCGAGAGCACGGAATCGAATGGGAGAACAAGAAATCTGAGAGAGGAACGAATCGAAGACTTCGGAAGGTGAGAGGATCTCGGCAGAGCAAAGGCGCTGATCGGCGTAGAAGAGGGAGGATTTGACGAGATCCGGCTCCATGGTGGCGTTCGAGTTGCGTCGTCTCAGTGCCCGCCAAATGCCCGAACCTGAGGGAAGATCATATTTACGTCggcaattttttttaagaatatgtcgGCAAGGTTGCAGAGATTGGTTTAAACCGAGCATTTAATAATTTCTATGCACCTATACGATACACGACTTAAATATTAAGCATAAGTACTTTGATTAAGCTTGCTAGGTTTGCAATAGTATGAGTCCTAGCGGCTTGTCGCAATTATAGAAACATATATTATGAAACATTGCCCTTGAATTGGCATTAGAAGAGTTCGTGTTATATAGTAGAATTCATAGATAATTTAGGTAACACCCTCTCTCCTCCATTGTTACATATTACTTTTATCTTGATATAAGAAATTTCATGTTTAAATATAGGAGAAATAAATGTCTAACACAAGTAGGCCTATATACTAAATCAGAAAAAGTAAGAGAGTATACCttcataatttaataaatttttatttttatttatttatttatagatcCTCTGTAGATGTTCCTTGGATACGAGGGGTCTCAAAGTTCTATATCTAttgcatgttcaacttgcataaAATGATGGAGACTGGAATCCAACTTAACGTTGGAATTTTTTTATGTAtcctaataaataaatattatgtacTTCCACCTTATGCTCATCATTTTTAATCAATATCATTAATGGTAAATTAAGTTAAACTTGTAGAGGATGATAATTAGTTGAGACAACAGTGACTTGGATGCAAATCCCACCCTCAACGAATTGCTTTCGTCTATTGTGGTTTTCAAAAAACTTTCTTTGGATAATTTTCACATATAAAACCTCATTTTATATACAAATGTATTGAGCTGGAAAAAAGGAAGagcattgaaaaaaaataaaaaaaattgatataagagaaaaacaaaaaagaacaATAAGTATAATAAAGAGAGTGAAAAATTAACAGACCGATCCTAAGTCAACTATGTAGAGCTGTAAAATGCTTTAATTTATGTTGTTGGTTCACTCACATCTGCAGATGGTTGTTGCTGTCTCATTTATATACCACGTAGACGATCATATAAAGAGCACATTACTGTATTGGATGTcatcctttttcatttttttcatgttTGTTAAAAGTCTGTGCTTCATTAGTTTCAACACCATGACATCCTATTATTCCCACCCGAGTTCTTATTTGGGAACAGTCAAGTCATCTTCTGACAAGTCTCTCATCATGTTCATTGCTAGATATCCTGCAAGGGTTATACAATATTTTGGCATCGGGTTTTAGTTGTATAGGAATCTCTTTTGATTGCTTGACTTCTTGCAAATAGAAGTTCATCATTGATCATGGGGTTGCTTATCTTCCAGTGGTTGTTTGGCTTGCTATTACTATCAGTTCCCCAACTTATGAGTAGAACTACATCGATTAGTTTCATGTCACTATCGATTTATGTCTGCTTAGACCTATTTTTTAGATGTTCTGCCATTGTTTCATGGAACTTGTTGCTGTAAAGACTTTTTATTATGTTTTTTATGTCATTGCTTCATGCTTGTCAAAACTTCCATGGTACAAGTGCATTATCCGCCGATCAATTTTCCAATCATCACTTCCTAGTCATTCTATCTTCACTTGCTTTTATGTTCTCAAGTTATCATTTTTGGGCTTTATAACTTCTGTAATCATTTAATACTAcgtttttacctttttttttttttttttcaaatgtatCTTCTGTCCATATGCTGCTGTTGTGGTAATTTTAAAGCTTCGCTGCCTGTGATGGGCTTATATTATATAGCAGTCTGTTTTCTTGGTTTTTTATTGTATTTTCCTGCTCAGTATGAATAGAGGTCCTGCTTTACCaccaccaccaaaaaaaaaaaaaaggactaatACCGGCATATGATTCGCCGAAATCTCTGGACCCGGCCCGATTCTCGAACTCCGGTCCATTTCTAGCTTCGCCCTGGCCCCAAAATTAAAACCTCCTCGCCATCCTTCGCTCGTCGCACTACCAGCGGCCATGGCTGCTCCTCTTCCCTCGATCCCCCGCGCCCTTTCCTCCCCCcactccattctcccttctcccgtCCTCCTCCGCCCCCAAAGCTTACCGCTCCACCGCCGCCAGACCCCGGGCTCCGCCGTCTCCGCCGCCTTTCAGTGGAACCGCAAGCCCCAGCTCGCCGGCGAGACCCCCCGCGTGGTAGTGGTCACCTCCGGCAAGGGAGGCGTCGGCAAGACCACCACCACCGCCAACATCGGCATATCCCTCGCCCGCTTCGGGTTCTACGTCGTCGCCGTCGACGCCGACGCGGGCCTCCGCAACCTCGACCTCCTCCTCGGCCTCGAGAACCGCGTCAACTACACAGCCGTGGAGGTCCTCAACGGCGACTGCCGCCTCGACCAGGCCCTCGTCCGCGACCGCCGCTATCCCTCCCTCGAGCTCCTCTGCATCTCCAAGCCCCGCTCTAAGCTCCCCCTCGGATTCGGTGCCAAGGCCCTCACTTGGGTCGTCGACGCCCTCCGCTCGCGCCCTTCAAGCGCCCCTCAATTCGTCCTAATCGACTGCCCTGCCGGCATCGACGCCGGATTCATCACCGCCATCGCCCCTGCCAATGAGGCCGTGCTCGTGACCACCCCCGACATCACCGCCCTTCGCGACGCCGACAGGGTCACTGGCCTTCTCGAGTGCGATGGCATTCGGGACATCAAGATGATCGTCAACAGGGTCCGCACTGATCTTATAAGAGGGGAAGACATGATGTCGGTGCTCGACGTGCAGGAAATGCTCGGTCTTGCACTGCTTGGGGTCATTCCAGAGGACTCAGAGGTGATTAAGAGCACGAATAGAGGATATCCTCTTGTTCTTAACAAGCCGCCAACGGTGGCTGGGCTGGCATTCGAGCAGGCTGCGTGGAGGCTGGTCGAGCAGGA encodes:
- the LOC105059525 gene encoding meiotic recombination protein SPO11-2 isoform X2, which produces MEPDLVKSSLFYADQRLCSAEILSPSEVRARIEVAVLNFLKILTSPTPAVATLPLVSRTSDNSGLRHGLLSDVSSVFLSHSICTRSLTRANDAKAFIRVWKVMEICFQVLHQGKLVTQRELFYKLLSDSPEFFTSQRQVNITVQDVVALLRCTRQSLGIMASSRGAIIGRLLLQEPGEEIIDCSVLGQAGHVISGDLNLLSKLVFHSDARYIIIVEKDAIFQRLAEDRLFNQIPCILITAKGYPDIATRFILHRLNQNFPDLPVLALVDWNPAGLAILCTYKFGSITMGLESYRYACNVKWLGLRGDDLQLVPQHSLVQLKPRDLQIARSLMSSKLLQTYAAELTIMVEIGHKVEIEALYCHGFDFLGKYIAGKIVQADYI
- the LOC105059525 gene encoding meiotic recombination protein SPO11-2 isoform X4, giving the protein MEPDLVKSSLFYADQRLCSAEILSPSEVRARIEVAVLNFLKILTSPTPAVATLPLVSRTSDNSGLRHGLLSDVSSVFLSHSICTRSLTRANDAKAFIRVWKVMEICFQVLHQGKLVTQRELFYKLLSDSPEFFTSQRQVNITVQDVVALLRCTRQSLGIMASSRGAIIGRLLLQEPGEEIIDCSVLGQAGHVISGDLNLLSKLVFHSDARYIIIVEKDAIFQRLAEDRLFNQIPCILITAKGYPDIATRFILHRLNQNFPDLPVLALVDWNPAGLAILCTYKFGSITMGLESYRYACNVKWLGLRGDDLQLVPQHSLVQLKPRDLQIARSLMSSKLLQLRRMLWMMSQYRVTSSTGNN
- the LOC105059525 gene encoding meiotic recombination protein SPO11-2 isoform X6; its protein translation is MEPDLVKSSLFYADQRLCSAEILSPSEVRARIEVAVLNFLKILTSPTPAVATLPLVSRTSDNSGLRHGLLSDVSSVFLSHSICTRSLTRANDAKAFIRVWKVMEICFQVLHQGKLVTQRELFYKLLSDSPEFFTSQRQVNITVQDVVALLRCTRQSLGIMASSRGAIIGRLLLQDAIFQRLAEDRLFNQIPCILITAKGYPDIATRNPAGLAILCTYKFGSITMGLESYRYACNVKWLGLRGDDLQLVPQHSLVQLKPRDLQIARSLMSSKLLQETYAAELTIMVEIGHKVEIEALYCHGFDFLGKYIAGKIVQADYI
- the LOC105059525 gene encoding meiotic recombination protein SPO11-2 isoform X5, which produces MEPDLVKSSLFYADQRLCSAEILSPSEVRARIEVAVLNFLKILTSPTPAVATLPLVSRTSDNSGLRHGLLSDVSSVFLSHSICTRSLTRANDAKAFIRVWKVMEICFQVLHQGKLVTQRELFYKLLSDSPEFFTSQRQVNITVQDVVALLRCTRQSLGIMASSRGAIIGRLLLQDAIFQRLAEDRLFNQIPCILITAKGYPDIATRFILHRLNQNFPDLPVLALVDWNPAGLAILCTYKFGSITMGLESYRYACNVKWLGLRGDDLQLVPQHSLVQLKPRDLQIARSLMSSKLLQETYAAELTIMVEIGHKVEIEALYCHGFDFLGKYIAGKIVQADYI
- the LOC105059525 gene encoding meiotic recombination protein SPO11-2 isoform X1, whose amino-acid sequence is MEPDLVKSSLFYADQRLCSAEILSPSEVRARIEVAVLNFLKILTSPTPAVATLPLVSRTSDNSGLRHGLLSDVSSVFLSHSICTRSLTRANDAKAFIRVWKVMEICFQVLHQGKLVTQRELFYKLLSDSPEFFTSQRQVNITVQDVVALLRCTRQSLGIMASSRGAIIGRLLLQEPGEEIIDCSVLGQAGHVISGDLNLLSKLVFHSDARYIIIVEKDAIFQRLAEDRLFNQIPCILITAKGYPDIATRFILHRLNQNFPDLPVLALVDWNPAGLAILCTYKFGSITMGLESYRYACNVKWLGLRGDDLQLVPQHSLVQLKPRDLQIARSLMSSKLLQETYAAELTIMVEIGHKVEIEALYCHGFDFLGKYIAGKIVQADYI
- the LOC105059525 gene encoding meiotic recombination protein SPO11-2 isoform X3, with product MEPDLVKSSLFYADQRLCSAEILSPSEVRARIEVAVLNFLKILTSPTPAVATLPLVSRTSDNSGLRHGLLSDVSSVFLSHSICTRSLTRANDAKAFIRVWKVMEICFQVLHQGKLVTQRELFYKLLSDSPEFFTSQRQVNITVQDVVALLRCTRQSLGIMASSRGAIIGRLLLQEPGEEIIDCSVLGQAGHVISGDLNLLSKLVFHSDARYIIIVEKDAIFQRLAEDRLFNQIPCILITAKGYPDIATRNPAGLAILCTYKFGSITMGLESYRYACNVKWLGLRGDDLQLVPQHSLVQLKPRDLQIARSLMSSKLLQETYAAELTIMVEIGHKVEIEALYCHGFDFLGKYIAGKIVQADYI
- the LOC105059526 gene encoding septum site-determining protein minD homolog, chloroplastic, with protein sequence MAAPLPSIPRALSSPHSILPSPVLLRPQSLPLHRRQTPGSAVSAAFQWNRKPQLAGETPRVVVVTSGKGGVGKTTTTANIGISLARFGFYVVAVDADAGLRNLDLLLGLENRVNYTAVEVLNGDCRLDQALVRDRRYPSLELLCISKPRSKLPLGFGAKALTWVVDALRSRPSSAPQFVLIDCPAGIDAGFITAIAPANEAVLVTTPDITALRDADRVTGLLECDGIRDIKMIVNRVRTDLIRGEDMMSVLDVQEMLGLALLGVIPEDSEVIKSTNRGYPLVLNKPPTVAGLAFEQAAWRLVEQDTMTAVMVEEEPKKKGFFSFFGG